One Paenibacillus riograndensis SBR5 DNA segment encodes these proteins:
- a CDS encoding TetR/AcrR family transcriptional regulator C-terminal domain-containing protein, translating into MSYSQVTKNALAHSLKKLMLTKPLHKITIQQLTDDCGVTRHTFYNHFQDIYELLGWVYQTEIIEDLEQYRNCAGWKQGFLSVLYYTQNNKTICLNTFHSLGREHLESFLYGVIYGVVIQVVEELDAREPERADVQAKQEIADFYTLAILGQVIHWLKAGADSDPAWIVAKVARIMDGSISRGLANYLTPSYK; encoded by the coding sequence ATGTCCTATTCACAAGTCACGAAAAACGCCTTAGCACACTCACTCAAAAAGCTGATGCTCACAAAACCGCTCCACAAGATCACCATTCAGCAGCTTACGGATGATTGCGGGGTGACCCGGCATACCTTCTACAATCATTTCCAGGATATTTATGAACTGCTTGGCTGGGTCTACCAGACAGAAATCATTGAGGATCTTGAGCAGTACCGCAATTGCGCCGGCTGGAAGCAGGGGTTCCTGAGCGTACTGTATTATACACAAAACAACAAAACCATTTGCCTGAATACCTTCCATTCGCTGGGCCGGGAGCACTTGGAGAGCTTTTTGTACGGGGTGATCTACGGGGTAGTGATTCAGGTCGTGGAAGAACTGGATGCGCGGGAACCGGAACGGGCGGACGTGCAGGCCAAGCAAGAGATTGCTGATTTCTATACATTGGCTATTCTCGGGCAGGTGATCCATTGGCTAAAAGCAGGAGCGGACTCTGACCCGGCCTGGATTGTGGCAAAGGTAGCCCGGATTATGGACGGAAGCATCTCCCGGGGGCTGGCCAACTATCTTACCCCCTCATACAAATGA
- a CDS encoding zinc ribbon domain-containing protein: protein MAKKQFICSKCGCKEYAVDQFQATGGNFAKLFDVQNKKFITISCRECGYTELYKSNTASGMNILDFLMN from the coding sequence ATGGCTAAGAAACAATTTATTTGCAGTAAATGCGGATGTAAAGAGTATGCCGTGGATCAGTTTCAGGCAACCGGCGGCAATTTTGCCAAGCTTTTTGATGTCCAGAATAAAAAATTCATCACCATCAGCTGCCGGGAATGCGGATATACTGAATTATACAAGTCCAATACGGCAAGCGGCATGAATATATTGGACTTCTTGATGAATTAG
- a CDS encoding sigma-70 family RNA polymerase sigma factor, translating to MRQWVEKARQGDAEAFAQLMAHCRGMAYAVSYDMLKDVHLAEDAVQEAFLEAYLNLQKLSEPAAFPGWFRTIVVRQCQRTLRRKRHPLLPLDEALQGLQNEPGAADILERKEAEQVLQSSVAALSAKLRVPVQLFYFYGYSLQEISGYLGTPVQTLKKRLHDARQKLKGTLPVADLASVFNLLYEGGGKMLHIVNGDVVGNMLKHGIVQGEVLVWREIYSSGPVFADLSGSRERAERARVLEATLGIPAGEYMTSCEEQERKLREYAQYDEVVLWFEHDLFDQSMLAYLLHWFKGQKLGRTKLSLLCIGEFPGIERFHGLGQLTPAQLGTLSGTWRTIGRPEIELGSELWQAYASPDPTRMADLLDQKNAELAASGLPFASEAFRTHLMRLPSVHNGLGIVEQATFDALASGAHTPLELFRQVTDTLHVLGMGDLEYWKVLRALTAGEHPLLHIEGVEGYTDFRQIPEFLNRRVAATALGQQVQEGAADRVLVQGIDEWYGGLHLQGREVPWRWDTEAEQLVPQLNTQ from the coding sequence ATGCGGCAGTGGGTGGAGAAGGCGAGGCAGGGGGATGCGGAGGCGTTCGCGCAGCTGATGGCGCATTGCCGGGGGATGGCGTATGCGGTGTCATACGACATGCTGAAGGATGTCCATCTGGCGGAGGATGCGGTTCAGGAGGCGTTTCTTGAAGCCTATCTGAATCTGCAAAAGCTGAGCGAGCCGGCCGCGTTTCCGGGCTGGTTCAGGACGATTGTAGTGAGGCAATGCCAGCGGACCCTGCGGCGCAAGCGCCATCCCTTGCTCCCTCTGGACGAAGCTCTGCAAGGCTTGCAGAATGAGCCGGGTGCAGCGGATATCCTGGAACGGAAGGAAGCAGAGCAGGTGCTGCAAAGCTCAGTGGCGGCGTTATCCGCCAAGCTCAGAGTTCCGGTGCAGCTGTTTTATTTCTACGGCTATTCGCTTCAGGAAATATCCGGATATCTGGGAACTCCGGTGCAGACACTCAAGAAGCGGCTTCACGATGCCCGCCAAAAGCTGAAAGGCACACTCCCGGTAGCCGACCTGGCATCCGTGTTCAATCTTTTGTATGAAGGAGGCGGAAAAATGCTGCATATTGTGAACGGAGATGTTGTGGGCAACATGCTGAAGCATGGCATTGTTCAAGGAGAGGTACTGGTGTGGAGGGAGATTTACTCTTCCGGGCCGGTATTTGCAGACCTTTCCGGGTCCCGGGAACGGGCCGAACGCGCCCGGGTGCTGGAAGCAACTCTCGGGATTCCGGCTGGTGAGTATATGACAAGCTGTGAGGAACAAGAGCGGAAACTTCGTGAATATGCCCAATACGATGAAGTCGTACTGTGGTTTGAGCATGACCTGTTCGACCAGAGTATGCTTGCCTATCTGCTCCATTGGTTCAAGGGGCAAAAGCTGGGCCGGACCAAGCTTAGTCTGCTGTGCATCGGGGAGTTTCCGGGAATTGAACGGTTCCATGGTCTGGGGCAGCTTACTCCGGCCCAGCTAGGAACGTTATCCGGGACCTGGCGGACGATTGGGCGGCCGGAAATAGAGCTGGGAAGTGAGCTGTGGCAGGCGTATGCTTCTCCTGATCCCACCCGGATGGCTGATTTACTGGATCAAAAGAATGCAGAACTCGCAGCATCCGGCCTGCCTTTTGCCAGTGAAGCCTTCCGGACGCATCTCATGCGTCTGCCTTCGGTGCATAATGGCCTCGGGATTGTGGAACAGGCCACATTTGATGCACTTGCATCCGGGGCACATACGCCGCTGGAATTATTCCGTCAGGTGACTGACACGCTGCATGTGCTCGGCATGGGGGATCTCGAATATTGGAAGGTTCTGCGTGCGCTCACGGCAGGGGAGCATCCTCTACTGCACATCGAAGGTGTTGAGGGTTACACGGATTTCCGGCAGATTCCGGAGTTCCTGAACCGCAGGGTGGCGGCGACAGCGCTGGGGCAGCAGGTCCAGGAAGGGGCGGCGGACCGCGTCCTGGTCCAAGGAATAGACGAGTGGTATGGAGGTCTGCACCTGCAAGGGCGTGAGGTGCCGTGGCGGTGGGATACTGAGGCTGAACAACTGGTCCCCCAGCTAAATACACAGTAA
- a CDS encoding CPCC family cysteine-rich protein — protein MESILAALYHGQLQPDETIVPSHPVFGFSHTFGPPTSALPIVFGFSHTFGPHTSRLPIVFGFSHTFGPTASRLPNVFGFSHTFSPHTSRLPNVFGFSHTYLSKLVSAILDSNQEVEGLPEELYSCPCCEFKTLPTKGEYDICPVCFWEDDGSRDPSHYSSPNHMTLAQARDNFIKFGAVDESSLQFLLLDRLELFSK, from the coding sequence ATGGAATCAATTCTGGCAGCTTTATACCACGGGCAACTCCAACCCGATGAGACAATTGTGCCGTCTCATCCTGTATTCGGTTTTTCGCATACATTTGGCCCGCCCACCTCCGCATTGCCCATTGTGTTCGGTTTTTCACATACATTCGGCCCACACACCTCGCGCCTGCCCATTGTATTCGGTTTTTCGCATACATTTGGCCCTACCGCCTCGCGCCTGCCCAATGTGTTCGGTTTTTCGCATACATTCAGCCCGCACACCTCGCGCCTGCCCAATGTGTTCGGTTTTTCGCATACGTATTTATCGAAATTAGTGTCAGCAATCCTGGATTCTAATCAGGAGGTTGAAGGTTTGCCGGAAGAACTTTATAGTTGTCCGTGTTGTGAATTTAAGACCCTTCCAACAAAGGGTGAATACGATATTTGCCCAGTATGCTTTTGGGAAGATGATGGAAGTAGAGACCCAAGCCACTATAGTTCACCCAACCACATGACTCTTGCTCAGGCTCGTGATAACTTTATTAAGTTCGGTGCTGTGGATGAGTCTTCGTTACAATTTCTTCTGTTAGATAGACTTGAGTTGTTTAGTAAATAA
- a CDS encoding ribbon-helix-helix protein, CopG family, which yields MSSKKMGRPPSDKPKSKTIEIRVDEETMSKLDASAEKLNTSRSAIVRKGIEKVYDELQK from the coding sequence ATGTCCTCTAAAAAGATGGGGCGTCCACCATCTGACAAACCCAAAAGCAAAACGATTGAGATACGTGTCGATGAGGAAACGATGAGTAAGCTTGATGCTTCTGCTGAAAAGCTAAATACGTCACGTTCTGCAATTGTCCGCAAAGGGATTGAAAAGGTGTATGACGAGCTCCAAAAATAA
- a CDS encoding GNAT family N-acetyltransferase — protein MAAAIRLYERFGFFVYSETDKEFCRSYIVDYGVQILSLREHPEWADECREFLLEHFNEFTSLHPAEVLASAEPFPQGYLMLKDNRVIGWTGLLEKEAVTGRVYGWEGTLAKEEVVSEDLSPWITPLLVHPDERGNLYGKMLLEHARKEAGRLGFKLVYLTTGEIGYYEKYGFREVGLTTFTWGRPTKVYGHDTIIKEVQNEL, from the coding sequence TTGGCTGCGGCAATCCGATTGTACGAAAGGTTTGGTTTTTTCGTCTATTCCGAAACCGATAAAGAATTTTGCAGGAGCTATATAGTGGATTACGGGGTGCAGATTTTATCCCTGCGCGAACACCCCGAATGGGCGGATGAATGCCGTGAATTCCTTTTGGAACATTTCAACGAGTTTACATCATTACATCCAGCGGAAGTGTTGGCAAGCGCCGAACCATTTCCACAGGGATATTTAATGCTAAAAGACAACAGGGTTATCGGTTGGACTGGACTTCTTGAAAAAGAAGCCGTTACCGGCAGAGTGTACGGGTGGGAAGGAACGCTTGCGAAGGAAGAAGTTGTGAGCGAAGACCTCTCCCCATGGATTACACCTTTATTAGTGCATCCCGATGAAAGGGGCAACCTTTACGGCAAAATGCTCTTAGAACACGCGCGAAAGGAGGCCGGGCGGCTTGGCTTCAAGCTTGTTTACCTCACCACCGGTGAGATCGGTTATTACGAAAAGTATGGCTTCCGTGAGGTCGGTCTGACCACCTTCACATGGGGGCGGCCTACGAAGGTCTATGGTCATGATACTATCATTAAAGAAGTACAAAATGAACTGTAA
- a CDS encoding class I SAM-dependent methyltransferase: MMDKWFHLLQKPALWQRSHEPFWDDEHISKGMLEAHLNPDWDAASRKQSYINRSVKWLSGVIPANGKILDLGCGPGLYAKRLSGMWYDVTGVDFSKRSIAYAKSQDAKTEYIYKNYLDIEYTAMYNAVTLIYGDYAALTPDERKTLVEKVHKALKPGGLFILDVFTEKQFENKKSSTSWALCTNGGFWSAEPHICLEATYLYENNTVAVNKYVIFGKDGLKEYLIWDTAYTVQKLTEEVSPFGFTVKGVFDDVCGSPYTGEADTLCFIMEKGAE, from the coding sequence ATGATGGATAAATGGTTTCACTTATTACAAAAACCCGCGCTTTGGCAGCGAAGCCACGAACCTTTTTGGGATGACGAGCATATCTCAAAGGGGATGCTTGAAGCCCACTTGAATCCCGATTGGGACGCAGCCAGCCGTAAACAGAGTTATATAAACCGCTCCGTGAAATGGCTCTCCGGCGTCATCCCGGCAAATGGAAAAATCCTTGACCTCGGTTGCGGGCCGGGGCTTTACGCAAAAAGACTTTCGGGTATGTGGTATGACGTAACCGGTGTTGATTTTTCAAAACGCTCTATCGCGTATGCAAAAAGTCAAGACGCAAAAACCGAATATATATATAAGAACTACCTGGACATTGAGTATACCGCAATGTATAACGCTGTTACGCTGATTTACGGTGACTATGCCGCGCTAACGCCCGATGAGCGGAAAACGCTTGTGGAAAAGGTCCATAAAGCTCTTAAACCAGGCGGGTTGTTTATATTGGATGTTTTCACTGAGAAGCAGTTTGAGAACAAGAAAAGCTCAACCTCTTGGGCATTATGTACAAACGGCGGCTTTTGGAGTGCCGAACCGCATATATGCCTTGAAGCGACGTATCTCTATGAAAACAATACGGTCGCCGTCAATAAATATGTGATATTCGGCAAAGACGGGCTTAAAGAGTATTTGATATGGGACACCGCCTATACCGTTCAAAAGCTGACCGAAGAGGTATCCCCATTTGGGTTTACGGTAAAAGGCGTATTTGACGATGTGTGCGGAAGCCCGTACACTGGCGAAGCGGATACGCTGTGTTTCATAATGGAAAAAGGTGCGGAATGA
- a CDS encoding aminoglycoside phosphotransferase family protein, with protein sequence MSEIKAETLTQVLSKILGTKIICADFQTKPLHGGTLGDVQLVTGYAETADGGKLPYTIVSKTQKKWERFSDPDSWRREYDFYKSDFGALLSESFRWPECYHAEMNEEENETQIWMEYIDGISGLDLTGDMYERAAEELGRFQGKVYAEQPAFLQNLTNLSKVEYMKNFYLHYRSWKRVYDYIRSDDCEIPKHLCKMLIDIDESADEIFNRIEKLPIVLCHRDFWVANLFYSDGKTILIDWDTAGWGYLGEDLASLIADEADIEHMVEYYRRCIPAYYKGFSESADISHITDNCVYEMILLMFGYRLVEWYMNAGSGDKLQETDNQRTLHIHTLQKIYEMRNDQ encoded by the coding sequence ATGAGCGAAATAAAAGCCGAAACTCTGACGCAGGTTTTAAGCAAAATACTCGGTACAAAAATAATCTGCGCCGATTTTCAAACCAAACCATTACATGGTGGTACACTGGGTGATGTACAGCTTGTAACGGGCTATGCCGAAACCGCTGACGGCGGGAAATTACCCTATACAATCGTTTCAAAAACGCAGAAGAAATGGGAACGCTTCAGCGATCCCGATTCATGGCGCAGGGAATATGATTTTTATAAATCCGATTTCGGCGCTCTGTTGTCTGAATCATTCCGATGGCCTGAATGTTATCACGCCGAAATGAACGAAGAAGAAAACGAAACGCAGATATGGATGGAATATATCGACGGCATATCGGGTTTAGACTTAACCGGCGATATGTATGAACGTGCAGCCGAGGAATTAGGACGGTTTCAAGGCAAGGTATATGCCGAACAGCCGGCTTTTTTACAGAATTTGACCAACCTGAGCAAAGTGGAGTATATGAAGAACTTCTATCTTCATTACCGGTCATGGAAAAGAGTGTACGATTATATACGCTCAGACGATTGCGAAATCCCGAAACACTTATGTAAAATGCTCATCGACATTGATGAAAGCGCAGACGAAATATTCAACCGTATTGAAAAGCTGCCCATCGTGCTGTGCCACAGGGATTTTTGGGTAGCAAACCTATTCTATTCAGACGGTAAAACCATACTCATCGACTGGGATACCGCCGGGTGGGGCTATTTAGGTGAAGATTTGGCAAGTCTTATCGCGGACGAAGCCGATATTGAACACATGGTTGAATACTACCGCAGATGTATCCCGGCGTATTACAAGGGCTTTTCGGAATCTGCGGATATTTCACACATAACGGATAACTGCGTTTATGAGATGATTCTGCTTATGTTCGGGTACAGGCTTGTAGAGTGGTATATGAACGCAGGGTCTGGAGACAAACTCCAAGAAACGGATAATCAGAGAACGCTGCACATTCATACCCTGCAAAAAATCTATGAGATGAGAAATGATCAATGA